From one Streptomyces sp. ICC1 genomic stretch:
- a CDS encoding DUF1772 domain-containing protein, translating to MRIRLLQGLALLATGLLAGAFGYGAANLVPTFNAVPLDMRLSFHAELMKMNGITMQAAMAVSTLSSLALATLTRGRPRLIAGAAGLLTLSSFLITRFGNVPINGRIKEWARTSAPADHAETLRLWELFNNLRTLTALTAFVLLIALALWQSPTARPGISRCP from the coding sequence ATGCGCATACGACTTCTCCAGGGGCTCGCCCTGCTCGCCACCGGCCTGCTCGCCGGCGCGTTCGGCTACGGCGCGGCCAACCTCGTCCCCACCTTCAACGCGGTGCCGCTCGACATGCGCCTGTCGTTCCACGCCGAACTGATGAAGATGAACGGCATCACCATGCAGGCGGCGATGGCCGTGTCGACGCTGAGCTCCCTCGCCCTCGCGACCCTGACACGGGGCCGCCCCCGGCTGATCGCGGGGGCGGCAGGTCTGCTGACCCTCTCGTCCTTCCTGATCACCCGGTTCGGCAACGTGCCGATCAACGGCCGGATCAAGGAATGGGCCCGCACCTCGGCACCGGCCGATCACGCGGAAACCCTGCGGCTCTGGGAACTCTTCAACAACCTGCGTACGTTGACCGCGCTCACGGCGTTCGTCCTGCTGATCGCCCTCGCCCTGTGGCAGTCACCGACGGCCCGGCC
- the sigJ gene encoding RNA polymerase sigma factor SigJ: protein MSSTSGAGHDGADPDLSAVVEERRRLINLGYRLLGSLAEAEDAVQETYARWYAMSRRQQEAVESPGAWLTTVAGRICLDVLGSARVRRERYVGSWIPEPLPDRTEWFSGRAGGGGRGEQADPADHVTLDESVGMAFLVVLESMTPAERVAFVLHDVFRYPFAEIAGIVGRTPAACRQLASSARRRVRAARAPAAATAGQAVVVRHFKEAWEAKDIEALVSLLDPDATMTSDGGGLAGTVLHPVEGSERIAEYLIHIAEKAPGLTLLERTVNGGPGLVAQHAGVTVTVAAFSLAGDRVTRIWAVRNPEKLRPWTGNGQS from the coding sequence ATGAGCAGCACATCCGGGGCAGGGCACGACGGGGCCGATCCGGACCTGAGCGCGGTCGTCGAGGAGCGGCGCCGGCTGATCAACCTCGGCTACCGGCTGCTCGGTTCGCTGGCCGAGGCCGAGGACGCCGTGCAGGAGACGTACGCGCGCTGGTACGCCATGTCGCGCCGGCAGCAGGAGGCCGTCGAGTCGCCCGGAGCCTGGCTCACGACGGTGGCCGGCCGCATCTGCCTGGACGTGCTCGGCTCGGCGCGGGTCCGGCGCGAGCGCTACGTCGGCTCGTGGATCCCCGAGCCGCTGCCCGACCGTACGGAATGGTTCAGCGGGCGGGCCGGTGGCGGCGGCAGGGGCGAGCAGGCCGATCCCGCCGACCACGTCACCCTGGACGAGTCGGTGGGCATGGCCTTCCTCGTCGTACTGGAGTCGATGACGCCCGCCGAACGCGTGGCGTTCGTCCTGCACGACGTCTTCCGGTACCCCTTCGCCGAGATCGCCGGGATCGTCGGCCGCACTCCGGCGGCCTGCCGGCAGCTGGCGTCCTCGGCCCGCCGGCGCGTGCGCGCCGCACGGGCTCCGGCGGCCGCGACGGCCGGACAGGCCGTCGTGGTACGGCACTTCAAGGAGGCGTGGGAGGCCAAGGACATCGAGGCCCTCGTCAGCCTCCTCGACCCCGACGCCACGATGACCTCCGACGGCGGCGGCCTGGCCGGCACCGTCCTGCACCCGGTCGAGGGCAGCGAGCGCATCGCCGAGTACCTGATCCACATCGCCGAGAAGGCGCCCGGGCTGACGCTCCTGGAGCGGACGGTCAACGGCGGGCCGGGCCTGGTGGCCCAGCACGCCGGGGTCACCGTGACCGTGGCGGCGTTCAGCCTCGCCGGCGACCGCGTCACCCGCATCTGGGCGGTCCGCAACCCGGAGAAGCTCCGCCCGTGGACCGGGAACGGACAGAGCTGA
- a CDS encoding phosphotransferase produces MPNRLPFNEALRSTVGTPEQAKLLDSSPRSRVWRVRLADQRLVIVKQITDGGDTGADANTRFARELAGLRLAGRAAGPAVAPAVLATDPSSRVMVLEHLDDLGKTADWMPGYAESLARLHALTGPADAGALPVSSGPTATDAESFLALVGALDVPVPSTVPDELGGLLERLDPAPHHALLHGDPCPGNDLRTADGVRFVDFERASLGNGLIELAYFRIGFPTCWCAMSVTAAPLTEVEDVYRTTWRGLTGKDVPGDLADACAGWLIQGDALVERAHRGTADQLARVPAEDFKWGYVSARERLVHRLGVVADMTRDHDHLHAVGRLSSALADRLLARWTNLRPLPTPDARPWY; encoded by the coding sequence ATGCCGAACCGTCTTCCGTTCAACGAGGCGCTGCGCTCCACCGTGGGCACCCCCGAGCAGGCCAAGCTCCTGGACAGCAGTCCGCGGTCACGGGTGTGGCGGGTGCGGCTGGCCGACCAGCGGCTGGTGATCGTCAAGCAGATCACCGACGGCGGGGACACGGGCGCCGACGCGAACACGCGCTTCGCGCGGGAGCTCGCCGGGCTTCGCCTGGCGGGTCGGGCCGCCGGGCCCGCCGTGGCCCCCGCGGTCCTCGCCACGGACCCGTCCTCGCGGGTCATGGTCCTCGAGCACTTGGACGACCTCGGCAAGACGGCCGACTGGATGCCGGGGTACGCCGAGTCGCTCGCCCGGCTGCACGCCCTGACCGGACCCGCCGACGCGGGCGCGCTACCGGTCTCGTCGGGGCCCACGGCCACCGACGCGGAGTCCTTCCTCGCCCTGGTCGGGGCGCTCGACGTACCCGTACCGTCCACGGTTCCCGATGAACTCGGCGGTCTCCTGGAGCGGTTGGACCCCGCACCACACCATGCGCTGCTGCACGGCGACCCCTGCCCCGGCAATGATCTGCGCACCGCCGACGGCGTCCGATTCGTCGACTTCGAGCGGGCCTCGCTCGGCAACGGCCTGATCGAACTCGCCTACTTCCGCATCGGCTTCCCCACCTGCTGGTGTGCCATGTCGGTCACCGCGGCCCCCCTCACGGAGGTCGAGGACGTCTACCGGACCACCTGGCGCGGCCTCACCGGGAAGGACGTGCCGGGTGACCTCGCCGACGCGTGCGCGGGCTGGCTGATCCAGGGCGACGCGCTCGTCGAGCGGGCCCACCGCGGAACGGCCGACCAGCTCGCCCGGGTCCCCGCCGAGGACTTCAAGTGGGGCTACGTCTCCGCCCGCGAGCGGCTCGTCCACCGCCTGGGCGTGGTCGCCGACATGACCCGCGACCACGACCACCTGCACGCCGTCGGCCGCCTCAGCTCCGCCCTGGCCGACCGCCTGCTCGCACGCTGGACGAACCTCCGCCCGCTGCCCACCCCCGACGCCCGCCCTTGGTACTAG
- a CDS encoding helix-turn-helix transcriptional regulator codes for MGVTVNPTVSRRRLGSELRRLREISGMTTQQVAERLLISQPKISLLENGRRLIKPRDVRDLCGLYGVQDQRRVDHLMQLAKESGQQGWWNSYGDISYGAYIGLEAEAAAIRVYEPMVIPGLLQTPAYAQAVIAGTIPHATAEQAATRLQVRLRRQSRLDALRNPLRLWAVLDESALRRVVGSREVMREQLDHLINLSAQPHITLQVLPHDVGAHPGVSGQFALLEFADATDVSVVYLERFTSDLYLEKRSDVRLYSDMYAHLQAQALGPDRTRHFVAAVVTTYGHTEFRPDPRRPGQGVQCVQAPCPSMS; via the coding sequence GTGGGCGTCACTGTGAATCCCACCGTCAGCAGACGCCGACTGGGGTCGGAGCTGCGCCGGCTTCGGGAGATCAGCGGAATGACGACGCAGCAGGTGGCGGAACGCCTGCTGATCTCCCAGCCCAAGATCAGCCTGCTGGAGAACGGCCGCCGACTCATCAAGCCGCGCGACGTGCGCGATCTCTGCGGGCTGTACGGAGTCCAGGACCAGCGGCGCGTTGACCACCTGATGCAACTGGCCAAGGAATCGGGTCAGCAGGGCTGGTGGAACTCCTACGGCGATATCTCGTACGGCGCCTACATCGGCCTGGAGGCCGAGGCGGCCGCGATCCGTGTCTACGAGCCCATGGTGATCCCCGGCCTGCTGCAGACTCCCGCCTACGCCCAGGCGGTCATCGCAGGAACGATCCCTCACGCCACGGCCGAACAGGCCGCCACGCGTCTCCAGGTGCGGCTGCGGCGTCAGAGCCGGCTGGATGCCCTGCGCAACCCGCTGCGCTTATGGGCCGTACTGGACGAATCGGCGCTGCGGCGCGTCGTGGGCAGTCGTGAGGTCATGCGCGAACAGCTGGACCATTTGATCAACCTCAGCGCCCAGCCGCACATCACCCTGCAGGTCCTCCCTCACGATGTGGGTGCGCATCCGGGTGTCTCGGGACAGTTCGCGCTGCTCGAATTTGCCGACGCCACCGATGTGAGCGTGGTGTATCTGGAAAGGTTCACCAGCGACCTCTATCTGGAGAAACGATCCGACGTGCGGCTCTACAGCGATATGTATGCGCACTTGCAGGCCCAGGCGCTGGGCCCGGACCGTACGCGGCATTTCGTCGCCGCAGTCGTCACGACGTACGGCCATACGGAATTCCGGCCTGACCCCCGCCGGCCAGGGCAGGGAGTTCAGTGCGTGCAGGCACCCTGCCCCTCGATGTCCTGA
- a CDS encoding ice-binding family protein, whose amino-acid sequence MGLGTATNYAVLAGSTVTNTNTPTIINGDLGLYPGTSVTGFPPGIVNGVQRIAPNAAALQAKNDLVTAYNDAAGRGPGNVLASAEIGGLTLAPGVYTAPSTVGITGTVTLDGQNDPASVFIFRIPSTLITAPASVVAFINGANACNVFWQVGSSATIDTTSQFKGNILALESISVNTGAVIEGRALARNGAVTLDNNTITRAACAVGPPGPPGPTGSPGPTGSPGPTGSPGPTGSPGPTGAPGPDGSPGPTGSPGPDGSPGPTGSPGPDGSPGPTGSPGAPGPTGSPGPIGSPGPTGSPGPTGSPGPDGSPGAPGSPGSPGPTGAPGPDGSPGAPGSPGPTGAPGPDGSPGAPGSPGSPGPTGAPGPDGSPGPVGSSGPVGAPGPAGPAGPAGPAGPAGPAGPAGPAGPKGPRGDKGGKGDHGEHGHGHHDHDHDEGGPGHGHDDEDEDDGEHGHGHDGPDDGGPGHGHGHGNHGKPPGAGFLPGNLDGVLGPMGAGHTAKSVNFAHVSAATRQQPEGASPVLAANHASSGLGILPVSAAALAFLGVSVLFTMKRVRRTATRQD is encoded by the coding sequence GTGGGGCTGGGGACCGCCACCAACTACGCGGTTCTGGCCGGTTCGACGGTCACCAACACGAACACCCCCACCATCATCAACGGCGACCTGGGACTCTATCCGGGCACATCGGTGACCGGCTTTCCGCCCGGCATCGTCAACGGAGTGCAGCGCATCGCCCCCAACGCCGCCGCCCTTCAGGCGAAGAACGACCTCGTCACCGCCTACAACGACGCGGCAGGCCGGGGACCAGGGAACGTGCTCGCTTCGGCCGAGATCGGCGGACTCACGCTGGCGCCCGGCGTCTACACAGCCCCGTCGACCGTGGGCATCACCGGCACGGTCACTCTCGACGGCCAGAACGACCCCGCCTCCGTCTTCATCTTCCGGATCCCCTCGACCCTGATCACGGCTCCGGCGAGTGTCGTGGCCTTCATCAACGGAGCGAACGCCTGCAACGTGTTCTGGCAGGTGGGCAGCTCCGCCACCATCGACACGACCTCCCAGTTCAAGGGCAACATCCTGGCCCTGGAGTCCATCTCGGTGAACACCGGCGCCGTGATCGAAGGCCGCGCCCTCGCGCGCAACGGCGCGGTCACGCTGGACAACAACACCATTACGAGGGCGGCTTGCGCCGTTGGCCCGCCGGGGCCTCCCGGACCGACAGGTTCGCCCGGCCCCACGGGTTCGCCCGGCCCCACGGGTTCGCCCGGTCCCACGGGTTCGCCCGGACCGACCGGCGCTCCTGGCCCTGACGGCTCGCCCGGTCCGACCGGCTCGCCCGGCCCTGACGGCTCGCCCGGCCCGACCGGCTCGCCCGGCCCTGACGGCTCGCCCGGCCCGACCGGCTCGCCCGGCGCCCCTGGCCCGACCGGCAGCCCTGGCCCGATCGGCAGTCCCGGCCCGACCGGCAGCCCCGGTCCGACCGGCAGTCCCGGCCCTGACGGCTCGCCCGGTGCCCCCGGCTCCCCCGGCAGTCCCGGCCCGACCGGCGCTCCCGGCCCTGACGGCTCGCCCGGTGCCCCCGGCAGCCCCGGTCCGACCGGCGCTCCCGGCCCTGACGGCTCGCCCGGTGCCCCCGGCTCCCCCGGCAGCCCCGGTCCGACCGGCGCTCCCGGCCCTGACGGCTCGCCCGGCCCGGTCGGCAGCTCCGGACCCGTCGGCGCACCCGGACCCGCAGGACCCGCTGGGCCCGCCGGACCCGCCGGACCCGCGGGACCCGCAGGACCCGCCGGACCTGCAGGGCCCAAGGGGCCGCGCGGCGACAAGGGTGGAAAGGGTGACCACGGCGAGCACGGCCACGGGCACCACGACCACGACCACGACGAGGGCGGACCGGGCCACGGTCACGACGACGAGGACGAGGACGACGGCGAGCACGGCCACGGCCACGACGGGCCCGACGACGGCGGACCCGGCCACGGTCACGGTCACGGCAACCACGGCAAGCCTCCAGGGGCCGGCTTCCTGCCGGGCAACCTCGACGGTGTTCTGGGCCCCATGGGTGCCGGCCACACGGCCAAGAGCGTCAACTTCGCCCACGTGAGCGCCGCTACCCGCCAGCAGCCGGAGGGAGCATCGCCCGTACTCGCCGCGAACCACGCGAGCAGCGGGCTCGGCATCTTGCCCGTCTCCGCAGCCGCCCTCGCCTTCCTCGGAGTCTCGGTCCTCTTCACCATGAAGAGAGTCCGACGTACGGCGACTCGACAGGACTAG
- a CDS encoding peptide MFS transporter has translation MIPVHLRITRTSRRRTCLPREWRTTRRSTASGASSPAVRPTKSGLEAKRKRFPIVLSGEVSQAKDAQHAGRRRHPRGLATLAMTEMWERFSLCGTVAILVHFLSASASHGGMGLAEGTSEAVEGVYLAMIALLALPGGWIADRLLGARRAVLWGGLVIMAGHLSLAVPGRAFVWPGLALIAIGTGLLKANISTMVGRLYAREDDQRRDAGYALFYMGINVGAVIAPLVVGYLGEEVNWHLGFGAAAVGMAFGLAQYVIGGRKVPALRDEPVDQLTPAERRKLVRGVAYGLTGAGILFGTLVLLHACSIDNVTFLLTVLAVAVPAGYIFSMLRSPKITAAERIRFKGYIWLFVAAALFWAVYVQIGNELNLFAAKKTDLSLFGWRMPASWTQSLPYLFVILLAPLFASFWVRRGRRMSTPLKFAVALILAGISFVVMSAASSIASGGVRVSLMWLVGVYVIQVTGEMCLSPVGLSVTPKLAPKAYANQMMGVWLLAMASGQAIGGQLPRLAHSVMSQSANFLWQGGLLVVAGATMSLFTRRLKQQMGENPPAAGAAPLTAAA, from the coding sequence ATGATACCTGTGCATTTACGCATCACCCGGACGTCGCGGCGCCGCACATGCCTCCCGCGTGAGTGGCGCACCACCCGCCGGAGCACGGCCTCGGGGGCGTCCAGCCCTGCCGTCCGGCCCACGAAGTCAGGACTTGAGGCTAAACGAAAACGGTTTCCAATAGTGTTGAGTGGTGAGGTGAGCCAAGCCAAAGATGCGCAGCATGCCGGCCGCCGCCGTCACCCCCGCGGCCTCGCGACCCTTGCCATGACCGAGATGTGGGAGCGATTCAGCCTGTGCGGCACGGTCGCGATCCTCGTCCACTTCCTCTCCGCCTCCGCTTCGCACGGCGGCATGGGGCTCGCCGAGGGGACCTCCGAGGCCGTCGAGGGCGTCTACCTGGCGATGATCGCCCTGCTCGCCCTGCCCGGCGGCTGGATCGCAGACCGGCTCCTCGGCGCCCGTCGCGCGGTCCTGTGGGGCGGCCTCGTCATCATGGCCGGGCACCTTTCCCTGGCCGTCCCCGGCCGCGCCTTCGTCTGGCCGGGCCTGGCCCTGATCGCCATCGGCACGGGCCTGCTCAAGGCGAACATCTCCACCATGGTCGGCCGCCTCTACGCACGGGAGGACGACCAGCGCCGCGACGCCGGCTACGCGCTCTTCTACATGGGCATCAACGTCGGCGCGGTCATCGCGCCGCTGGTCGTGGGATACCTCGGCGAGGAGGTCAACTGGCACCTGGGCTTCGGCGCCGCCGCCGTCGGCATGGCGTTCGGCCTCGCCCAGTACGTCATCGGCGGACGCAAGGTGCCCGCACTGCGGGACGAGCCCGTCGACCAACTCACGCCGGCCGAGCGCCGCAAACTCGTACGCGGCGTCGCCTACGGTCTCACGGGTGCGGGCATCCTCTTCGGGACCCTGGTCCTCCTGCACGCCTGCAGCATCGACAACGTCACGTTCCTGCTCACGGTGCTCGCCGTGGCCGTCCCGGCGGGCTACATCTTCTCGATGCTCCGCAGCCCGAAGATCACCGCCGCCGAGCGGATCCGGTTCAAGGGGTACATCTGGCTGTTCGTCGCGGCGGCGCTGTTCTGGGCGGTCTACGTACAGATAGGCAACGAGCTGAACCTGTTCGCCGCCAAGAAGACCGACCTCAGCCTCTTCGGCTGGCGCATGCCGGCGAGTTGGACCCAGTCGCTCCCCTACCTGTTCGTGATCCTGCTCGCCCCGCTCTTCGCCTCCTTCTGGGTGCGCAGGGGCCGGCGGATGAGCACGCCGCTGAAGTTCGCCGTCGCGCTGATCCTGGCGGGCATCTCGTTCGTGGTGATGTCCGCGGCCTCCTCGATCGCCTCCGGCGGGGTGCGGGTATCGCTGATGTGGCTGGTGGGCGTGTACGTCATCCAGGTCACGGGCGAGATGTGCCTGAGCCCGGTCGGCCTCTCGGTGACGCCGAAGCTGGCACCGAAGGCCTACGCCAACCAGATGATGGGCGTGTGGCTGCTCGCCATGGCGAGCGGCCAGGCCATCGGCGGCCAACTGCCGCGCCTCGCACACTCGGTGATGAGCCAGAGCGCGAACTTCCTCTGGCAGGGCGGCCTGCTGGTCGTGGCGGGCGCCACGATGTCGCTGTTCACCCGCCGCCTGAAGCAGCAGATGGGCGAGAACCCCCCGGCTGCCGGAGCCGCCCCACTGACGGCAGCGGCCTGA
- a CDS encoding FUSC family protein: MPGIEDSPGSPHWLRALKATAHTGLRAERRRLEPVRVLRDAAGLAAVMAVSLALFDQAVALSAGLGTFLGSIATYQRSWRPSPVLALASGISLAAAVFLGHLVGAESPLFPLVLAVWTFLAGLSWAAGPTVGGIATPTVAVMLVPATLAGSLAHATGQAAMTALGGMVPVLLTLLLPVRRWGARRDALADALASEADYARRLREDPVALNDPQPLMTARLAVAVTPREARRGPAELHGTLALAERLRPVLAALADPAPGVPGRGAARDRIRELLDGAGLVLDAAARAVRRSGPVRVPPAARTALTSPDTADDPLPGAARRTAARLVALLTDLVETTDSRHTAGAEEPLLRPALHRRVPAALRQMRDQFRRPASPVLRHAIRLCTVVTLCYVISAQLPLGHNYWAPLASLMVMRPEFSLTYSRAIGRIGGTLVGAALATGIVQLTHPGTAACAILTVICAGLVYLFMYSGYGLVLACASGYVVFLLAMAGEPWTQTVPDRVLLTVLGGALAMAAYALYPAWETPALHARLADWLDAAGRYAAAALDHHADPRRPPAELTRALLDVRTAWAAWRDALAKATFEPVRHRGLSDAAADEATHALRRLGRTAMLIEAQLPEHPVPAAAHLAEALRHTTQQGRAALLAHRVPQWQDLEQALAAWDTEEPPDQPARQGAGLALDHLNDLSHALAQPRRPANGPGLPGSWATRTPGRGLKD; this comes from the coding sequence TTGCCCGGTATCGAGGACAGCCCCGGCTCCCCGCACTGGTTGCGCGCGCTGAAGGCGACCGCCCATACGGGCCTGCGGGCCGAGCGGAGGCGCCTCGAACCCGTCCGCGTCCTGCGTGACGCCGCCGGGCTGGCAGCCGTCATGGCCGTCAGCCTCGCTCTCTTCGACCAGGCCGTCGCGCTGAGCGCCGGACTCGGTACGTTCCTGGGCTCCATCGCCACCTATCAGCGCAGCTGGCGGCCCAGTCCCGTGCTGGCCCTGGCCTCCGGGATCTCGCTGGCCGCCGCCGTGTTCCTCGGCCATCTCGTCGGAGCCGAGTCACCGCTGTTCCCGCTGGTCCTGGCGGTGTGGACGTTCCTGGCCGGCCTGTCCTGGGCCGCAGGGCCCACGGTCGGCGGGATCGCCACGCCGACCGTCGCGGTCATGCTGGTCCCCGCCACCCTGGCCGGCTCGCTCGCCCACGCCACCGGCCAGGCCGCGATGACCGCGCTGGGCGGGATGGTCCCCGTCCTGCTGACCCTCCTGCTCCCGGTACGCCGCTGGGGCGCCCGCCGCGACGCGCTCGCCGACGCGCTGGCCTCCGAGGCCGACTACGCCCGACGGCTGCGCGAGGACCCCGTAGCCCTCAACGACCCGCAGCCGCTCATGACCGCCCGGCTCGCCGTCGCCGTCACCCCCCGGGAGGCACGCCGCGGGCCCGCCGAACTCCACGGCACCCTGGCCCTCGCCGAACGCCTCCGCCCGGTCCTCGCCGCACTGGCGGACCCGGCCCCGGGCGTACCCGGGCGGGGAGCCGCACGCGACCGGATCCGCGAACTCCTCGATGGAGCAGGCCTCGTACTGGACGCCGCCGCCCGTGCCGTCCGCCGGAGCGGCCCCGTCCGCGTCCCGCCCGCCGCGCGGACCGCCCTCACGAGCCCGGACACCGCCGACGATCCGCTCCCCGGAGCAGCCCGCCGCACCGCCGCCCGCCTCGTCGCCCTCCTCACCGACCTCGTCGAGACCACCGACAGCCGGCACACCGCCGGGGCGGAGGAACCGCTACTGCGCCCCGCCCTGCACCGCCGCGTCCCGGCCGCCCTGCGCCAGATGCGCGACCAGTTCCGGCGCCCCGCGTCACCGGTCCTCCGCCACGCGATCCGCCTCTGCACCGTCGTGACGCTCTGCTACGTCATCAGCGCCCAACTCCCGCTCGGCCACAACTACTGGGCCCCGCTGGCCTCCCTCATGGTGATGCGCCCGGAGTTCTCGCTCACCTACTCCCGCGCCATCGGACGCATCGGCGGCACGCTCGTCGGGGCCGCACTGGCCACCGGCATCGTGCAGCTCACCCATCCCGGCACCGCGGCCTGCGCGATCCTGACAGTCATCTGCGCCGGCCTCGTCTACCTGTTCATGTACTCCGGGTACGGCCTCGTACTCGCCTGCGCCTCCGGCTACGTCGTCTTCCTGCTCGCCATGGCCGGCGAGCCCTGGACCCAGACAGTCCCGGACCGCGTCCTGCTCACCGTGCTCGGCGGCGCGCTCGCCATGGCCGCCTACGCCCTCTACCCGGCCTGGGAGACCCCCGCACTGCACGCCCGCCTCGCGGACTGGCTCGACGCCGCCGGCCGGTACGCCGCCGCCGCGCTCGACCACCACGCCGACCCCCGACGCCCCCCTGCCGAGCTCACCCGGGCCCTGCTCGACGTCCGCACGGCCTGGGCCGCCTGGCGGGACGCCCTCGCCAAGGCCACCTTCGAACCGGTACGCCACCGCGGCCTGTCCGACGCGGCGGCCGACGAGGCCACCCACGCCCTGCGCCGCCTCGGCCGCACCGCCATGCTCATCGAAGCCCAGCTCCCCGAACACCCCGTACCGGCCGCCGCCCACCTCGCCGAAGCCCTCCGCCACACCACGCAACAGGGCCGCGCAGCACTCCTCGCGCACCGGGTCCCCCAGTGGCAGGACCTGGAACAGGCCCTCGCCGCCTGGGACACCGAGGAACCACCTGACCAGCCCGCCCGCCAGGGAGCCGGCCTCGCCCTCGACCACCTCAACGACCTGTCCCACGCCTTGGCCCAACCCCGTCGCCCGGCAAACGGCCCGGGCCTTCCCGGGAGTTGGGCCACCCGGACTCCGGGGCGAGGCCTGAAGGATTGA
- a CDS encoding helix-turn-helix domain-containing protein, with protein sequence MELLSVKQAAALLGVDDSRVRQLLHDGKLQGQRVGGRWLVAGDSVRDRKDRGPRSRRPLSARNAWGVLAVLDGHQPVSLSDAEKSRVRMRLRNLLAHGQLAPDLLQELLAARAEVRSYRVHSGVLPVLLAAQDVVRGGASAAAQAGADYVALGRAEIYVHPDRLDKLEAEFGMVRDEERGNVSVRIPPAEMWPFLTSRSETPGQGRDVPASVVAADLLDRHEGRADAAAAGLLESLLARYAQPRKV encoded by the coding sequence ATGGAATTGCTGTCGGTGAAACAGGCTGCGGCCCTGCTCGGGGTGGACGACTCCCGTGTTCGTCAGTTGCTGCATGACGGAAAGCTCCAAGGGCAACGAGTCGGTGGTCGTTGGCTGGTCGCAGGGGACAGCGTCCGGGATCGCAAGGACCGTGGCCCTCGTTCGCGGAGACCGCTGTCGGCCCGCAATGCCTGGGGCGTTCTGGCGGTGCTGGACGGCCATCAGCCGGTGAGTCTGTCCGATGCCGAGAAGTCCCGGGTGCGGATGCGGTTGCGGAATCTCCTTGCCCACGGGCAACTGGCTCCGGACCTGCTCCAGGAGCTTCTTGCCGCCCGCGCCGAGGTTCGCTCGTACCGCGTTCATTCAGGCGTACTGCCGGTTCTGCTCGCCGCTCAGGATGTGGTGAGGGGGGGAGCGAGCGCCGCGGCGCAGGCGGGGGCGGACTACGTCGCTCTCGGGCGTGCGGAGATCTACGTACATCCCGACAGGCTTGACAAGCTGGAAGCCGAGTTCGGCATGGTCCGTGACGAAGAGCGGGGCAATGTCTCGGTCCGAATCCCCCCGGCGGAGATGTGGCCGTTCCTGACCTCAAGGTCTGAAACGCCCGGGCAGGGCCGTGACGTCCCCGCCTCAGTGGTGGCGGCCGACTTGCTGGACCGCCATGAGGGCCGAGCCGACGCTGCCGCAGCCGGGTTGCTTGAGTCTCTGCTGGCTCGCTACGCGCAGCCTCGGAAGGTGTGA